The following proteins are co-located in the Vigna angularis cultivar LongXiaoDou No.4 chromosome 2, ASM1680809v1, whole genome shotgun sequence genome:
- the LOC108322389 gene encoding uncharacterized protein LOC108322389, which produces MILVDDAGEAYPRIDHSPWNGCTLADFVMPFFLFIVGVAIALALKRIPKKRDAVKKIILRTMKLLFWGIILQGGYSHAPDDLEYGVNMKFIRWCGILQRIALVYCVVALIETFTTKLRPTTLGSGHLSIFTAYKWQWLGGFVAFLIYMITTFTLYVPDWSFVDHFNGDEPKRYTVICGMRGHLGPACNAVGHVDRQVWGVNHLYSQPVWRRLKACTLNYPGDGPFREDAPSWCRAPFEPEGLLSSISAIISGTIGIHYGHVLIHFKGHLERLKHWILMGLVLLIIAIILHFTDAIPINKQLYSFSYVCFTAGAAGIVFSGFYILIDVLGLRTPFLFLEWIGMNAMLVFVMAAEGIFAAFVNGWYYEDPRNSLVHWIKKHVFDNVWHSERVGTIMYVIFAEITFWSVVAGVLHKLRIYWKL; this is translated from the exons ATGATATTGGTAGACGATGCTGGTGAAGCTTATCCACGCATTGATCACTCCCCATGGAATGGATGTACTTTGGCCGATTTCGTTAtgcctttctttcttttcattgttGGGGTTGCCATAGCCCTTGCACTCAAG AGAATCCCCAAGAAAAGGGATGCTGTAAAGAAGATAATTCTTAGGACAATGAAACTTCTCTTCTGGGGTATAATTTTGCAAG GGGGTTACTCTCATGCTCCTGAtgatcttgaatatggagttaACATGAAATTTATCCGATGGTGCGGCATTCTCCAG AGAATAGCTCTTGTATACTGTGTTGTAGCTCTAATAGAGACATTTACCACCAAGCTTAGACCCACAACGTTGGGTTCTGGACACCTATCCATTTTTACTGCTTATAAATGGCAATG GCTTGGAGGTTTTGTAGCATTTCTTATTTACATGATCACAACCTTCACTCTCTACGTTCCTGATTGGAGTTTCGTGGATCATTTTAACGGCGATGAACCGAAGAGATACACG GTCATTTGTGGGATGAGAGGACACCTAGGGCCAGCATGTAACGCTGTCGGACACGTGGACCGACAGGTTTGGGGGGTCAACCATCTTTATTCTCAACCTGTGTGGAGACGCTTAAAG GCGTGTACCCTCAATTATCCTGGAGATGGTCCTTTCCGTGAGGATGCTCCAAGTTGGTGTCGTGCTCCTTTTGAGCCTGAAGGCTTGTTGAG TTCTATATCAGCGATCATCTCTGGCACTATTGGGATCCACTATGGGCACGTCTTGATTCACTTCAAG GGTCATTTGGAGAGGCTAAAACACTGGATCTTAATGGGGCTTGTGTTACTCATCATAGCCATAATCCTTCACTTCACAGATG CCATCCCAATTAACAAGCAACTCTACAGTTTCAGCTACGTTTGTTTCACAGCTGGGGCAGCTGGAATTGTTTTCTCTGGGTTCTACATACTG ATTGATGTTTTGGGGCTCCGAACTCCATTTTTATTCTTGGAATGGATAGGAATGAATGCTATGCTAGTATTCGTGATGGCAGCTGAGGGCATCTTTGCAGCTTTTGTAAATGGATGGTATTATGAAGATCCACGTAACTCCCTA GTACACTGGATCAAGAAGCATGTGTTTGACAATGTCTGGCACTCGGAGAGAGTGGGAACCATAATGTATGTCATCTTTGCAGAAATCACATTCTGGAGCGTGGTTGCTGGCGTCTTACACAAATTACGAATATATTGGAAACTATAA